One segment of Toxotes jaculatrix isolate fToxJac2 chromosome 8, fToxJac2.pri, whole genome shotgun sequence DNA contains the following:
- the esrp1 gene encoding epithelial splicing regulatory protein 1 isoform X1: MTAQVDYLVVVFTATSGASGELLGSDEKELVRLVWQLVDVKNKKLGRVNELLIKPDLSDLTEGKEEDVVEESVEEENGSGADCVSTASSLEAALNLFHLQLTNEVNSAGAGTSVCLCTDGQLHIRQVIHPEAASKNILVPDCFYSFFDLQKEFKKHFPTSDLKALNVHIMAESLSIPVDVPPMWDPSATLDPSAILPAEIAVQQVQIMSNIVLALLSEPFCHMFSNAERVSEKFETGTCSKMEKVCDSTVIRARGLPWQSSDQDIARFFRGLNIAKGGAALCLNAQGRRNGEALVRFVSEEHRDLALQRHKHHMGNRYIEVYKATGEDFLKIAGGTSNEVAMFLSREDQIIVRMRGLPFTATHEQVLAFFSPGDGLKDTCPVSGGKDGILFVHYPDGRPTGDAFVLFACEEHAQCALKKHKEILGRRYIELFKSTAAEVQQVLNRYSSAPLIPVAPAPLVPVLPSVSLLPPPGGLRDCLRLRGLPYTASIEDILTFLGEFTHDIRPHGVHMVLNQQGRPSGDCFIQMTSAERALQASQRLHKHVMSSQRGANSRYVEVFPCSAEEMGLVLMGGSLSHTHTHTHTRSRSGTGLSPPPCKSRRLSPPSYSFTPAPPVLPTEAAAALYPPIGQVLLTPRPLPPGHAYYPGAAQLYMNYTAYYPSPPGSPTTVGFFPSPSSLSSPGGLVRMPGLTYNSNGVKDLINAVQGYQYAPEDALMHAHGPVHAHDPARTLLTQPKEWSPAESVSLLSSSLIGQSSGGDTPLMSLPALMTKPVGQYLDLTLL; encoded by the exons ATGACGGCGCAGGTAGACTACCTGGTGGTGGTTTTCACCGCCACATCTGGCGCGAGCGGAGAGCTCCTGGGATCTGACGAGAAGGAGCTCGTGCGGTTGGTTTGGCAACTGGTGGATGTAAAGAACAAAAAG TTGGGCAGGGTGAATGAGCTCCTCATTAAACCTGACCTCTCAGACTtgacagagggaaaagaggaggatgTGGTGGAGGAGAGCGTTGAAGAGGAGAATGGATCTGGAGCTGATTGTGTCTCTACAGCCTCAAGCCTTGAGGCAGCTTTAAACCTG TTTCATCTACAATTGACAAATGAGGTGAACAGTGCGGGCGCAGGCACGTCCGTGTGTTTATGTACAGACGGGCAGCTCCACATCCGCCAAGTGATTCACCCTGAGGCCGCTAGCAAG AACATCCTGGTGCCAGACTGTTTCTACTCTTTCTTTGACCTTCAGAAAGAGTTCAAGAAGCACTTCCCCACATCTGACCTCAAGGCTTTGAATGTACACATCATGGCAGAAT CTCTTAGTATACCTGTTGATGTGCCCCCCATGTGGGATCCCTCAGCCACACTGGATCCGTCAGCCATATTGCCTGCAGAAATAGCTGTACAGCAGGTCCAGATCATGTCCAACATTGTCCTTGCACTGCTTTCTGAGCCATTTT GTCACATGTTTTCCAACGCGGAGAGAGTTAGTGAGAAGTTTGAGACTGGAACTTG cagcaagATGGAGAAAGTGTGCGACAGCACAGTGATCAGAGCCAGAGGGTTGCCATGGCAGTCTTCTGACCAGGATATTGCTCGATTCTTCAGAGGGCTCAACATTGCCAA AGGAGGGGCTGCACTGTGTCTTAATGCTCAAGGAAGAAGGAATGGAGAAGCTCTGGTTCGTTTTGTTAGTGAAGAACACAGAGACCTGgcgctgcagagacacaaacaccaTATGGGCAACAGATACATAGAG GTTTACAAAGCAACAGGAGAGGACTTTCTGAAGATAGCTGGAG GTACCTCCAATGAGGTAGCAATGTTCCTGTCTCGTGAGGACCAGATCATAGTGAGGATGCGAGGTCTTCCTTTTACAGCCACACATGAGCAGGTGCTGGCCTTTTTCTCGCCGGGAGATGGTCTTAAAGACACGTGTCCGGTCAGTGGAGGGAAGGATGGCATCCTATTTGTTCACTACCCGGACGGGCGTCCCACTGGTGAtgcctttgttttatttgcctGTGAGGAACACGCCCAGTGTGCTctgaagaaacacaaggaaatcCTGGGGAGAAGATATATTGAGCTATTTaagagcacagcagcagaggtcCAACAG gtgtTGAACCGTTACTCATCAGCCCCTCTGATCCCCGTGGCCCCTGCCCCCTTGGTGCCAGTGCTACCCTCGGTatctctccttccccctcctgGTGGTTTGAGGGACTGCCTGAGGCTGAGAGGGCTGCCTTACACAGCGAGTATAGAGGACATCCTCACCTTCCTGGGCGAGTTTACACACGATATCAGACCTCATGGCGTGCACATGGTCCTCAACCAGCAG GGTCGTCCGTCAGGTGACTGCTTCATCCAGATGACCTCAGCAGAGCGGGCACTTCAGGCCTCACAGAGGCTCCACAAGCACGTGATGTCCAGCCAGCGTGGGGCCAACAGCCGTTACGTGGAGGTGTTCCCCTGCAGCGCCGAGGAGATGGGCTTGGTGCTGATGGGAggatctctctcacacacacatacacacacacacacccggaGCAGGAGTGGGACAGGGCTCAGCCCGCCGCCATGTAAGTCCAGAC gTTTATCTCCCCCATCCTACTCCTTCACTCCTGCACCACCTGTCCTGCCTACGGAGGCCGCTGCTGCTCTGTACCCTCCCATCGGTCAGGTGTTACTGACCCCTCGCCCACTGCCGCCAGGACATGCCTACTACCCGGGCGCAGCTCAGCTATACATGAACTACACAGCCTACTACCCCAG TCCACCTGGCTCACCTACCACTGTAGGTTtcttcccctccccctcctccctctcctccccaggGGGGTTGGTGCGCATGCCAGGTTTGACCTACAACAGCAACGGAGTCAAAGACCTCATTAATGCAGTGCAGGGATACCAG TATGCCCCCGAGGATGCTCTCATGCACGCCCATGGGCCCGTGCACGCTCATGACCCGGCCAGGACATTGCTTACGCAGCCCAAAGAATGG AGTCCCGCGGAGTCCGTTTCTCTCCTGAGCAGCAGTCTGATTGGTCAGTCCAGCGGAGGTGATACTCCTCTCATGTCCCTGCCCGCTCTCATGACCAAGCCGGTGGGACAATACCTGGACCTGACCCTGCTGTAG
- the esrp1 gene encoding epithelial splicing regulatory protein 1 isoform X2, translating into MTAQVDYLVVVFTATSGASGELLGSDEKELVRLVWQLVDVKNKKLGRVNELLIKPDLSDLTEGKEEDVVEESVEEENGSGADCVSTASSLEAALNLFHLQLTNEVNSAGAGTSVCLCTDGQLHIRQVIHPEAASKNILVPDCFYSFFDLQKEFKKHFPTSDLKALNVHIMAESLSIPVDVPPMWDPSATLDPSAILPAEIAVQQVQIMSNIVLALLSEPFCHMFSNAERVSEKFETGTCSKMEKVCDSTVIRARGLPWQSSDQDIARFFRGLNIAKGGAALCLNAQGRRNGEALVRFVSEEHRDLALQRHKHHMGNRYIEVYKATGEDFLKIAGGTSNEVAMFLSREDQIIVRMRGLPFTATHEQVLAFFSPGDGLKDTCPVSGGKDGILFVHYPDGRPTGDAFVLFACEEHAQCALKKHKEILGRRYIELFKSTAAEVQQVLNRYSSAPLIPVAPAPLVPVLPSVSLLPPPGGLRDCLRLRGLPYTASIEDILTFLGEFTHDIRPHGVHMVLNQQGRPSGDCFIQMTSAERALQASQRLHKHVMSSQRGANSRYVEVFPCSAEEMGLVLMGGSLSHTHTHTHTRSRSGTGLSPPPCLSPPSYSFTPAPPVLPTEAAAALYPPIGQVLLTPRPLPPGHAYYPGAAQLYMNYTAYYPSPPGSPTTVGFFPSPSSLSSPGGLVRMPGLTYNSNGVKDLINAVQGYQYAPEDALMHAHGPVHAHDPARTLLTQPKEWSPAESVSLLSSSLIGQSSGGDTPLMSLPALMTKPVGQYLDLTLL; encoded by the exons ATGACGGCGCAGGTAGACTACCTGGTGGTGGTTTTCACCGCCACATCTGGCGCGAGCGGAGAGCTCCTGGGATCTGACGAGAAGGAGCTCGTGCGGTTGGTTTGGCAACTGGTGGATGTAAAGAACAAAAAG TTGGGCAGGGTGAATGAGCTCCTCATTAAACCTGACCTCTCAGACTtgacagagggaaaagaggaggatgTGGTGGAGGAGAGCGTTGAAGAGGAGAATGGATCTGGAGCTGATTGTGTCTCTACAGCCTCAAGCCTTGAGGCAGCTTTAAACCTG TTTCATCTACAATTGACAAATGAGGTGAACAGTGCGGGCGCAGGCACGTCCGTGTGTTTATGTACAGACGGGCAGCTCCACATCCGCCAAGTGATTCACCCTGAGGCCGCTAGCAAG AACATCCTGGTGCCAGACTGTTTCTACTCTTTCTTTGACCTTCAGAAAGAGTTCAAGAAGCACTTCCCCACATCTGACCTCAAGGCTTTGAATGTACACATCATGGCAGAAT CTCTTAGTATACCTGTTGATGTGCCCCCCATGTGGGATCCCTCAGCCACACTGGATCCGTCAGCCATATTGCCTGCAGAAATAGCTGTACAGCAGGTCCAGATCATGTCCAACATTGTCCTTGCACTGCTTTCTGAGCCATTTT GTCACATGTTTTCCAACGCGGAGAGAGTTAGTGAGAAGTTTGAGACTGGAACTTG cagcaagATGGAGAAAGTGTGCGACAGCACAGTGATCAGAGCCAGAGGGTTGCCATGGCAGTCTTCTGACCAGGATATTGCTCGATTCTTCAGAGGGCTCAACATTGCCAA AGGAGGGGCTGCACTGTGTCTTAATGCTCAAGGAAGAAGGAATGGAGAAGCTCTGGTTCGTTTTGTTAGTGAAGAACACAGAGACCTGgcgctgcagagacacaaacaccaTATGGGCAACAGATACATAGAG GTTTACAAAGCAACAGGAGAGGACTTTCTGAAGATAGCTGGAG GTACCTCCAATGAGGTAGCAATGTTCCTGTCTCGTGAGGACCAGATCATAGTGAGGATGCGAGGTCTTCCTTTTACAGCCACACATGAGCAGGTGCTGGCCTTTTTCTCGCCGGGAGATGGTCTTAAAGACACGTGTCCGGTCAGTGGAGGGAAGGATGGCATCCTATTTGTTCACTACCCGGACGGGCGTCCCACTGGTGAtgcctttgttttatttgcctGTGAGGAACACGCCCAGTGTGCTctgaagaaacacaaggaaatcCTGGGGAGAAGATATATTGAGCTATTTaagagcacagcagcagaggtcCAACAG gtgtTGAACCGTTACTCATCAGCCCCTCTGATCCCCGTGGCCCCTGCCCCCTTGGTGCCAGTGCTACCCTCGGTatctctccttccccctcctgGTGGTTTGAGGGACTGCCTGAGGCTGAGAGGGCTGCCTTACACAGCGAGTATAGAGGACATCCTCACCTTCCTGGGCGAGTTTACACACGATATCAGACCTCATGGCGTGCACATGGTCCTCAACCAGCAG GGTCGTCCGTCAGGTGACTGCTTCATCCAGATGACCTCAGCAGAGCGGGCACTTCAGGCCTCACAGAGGCTCCACAAGCACGTGATGTCCAGCCAGCGTGGGGCCAACAGCCGTTACGTGGAGGTGTTCCCCTGCAGCGCCGAGGAGATGGGCTTGGTGCTGATGGGAggatctctctcacacacacatacacacacacacacccggaGCAGGAGTGGGACAGGGCTCAGCCCGCCGCCAT gTTTATCTCCCCCATCCTACTCCTTCACTCCTGCACCACCTGTCCTGCCTACGGAGGCCGCTGCTGCTCTGTACCCTCCCATCGGTCAGGTGTTACTGACCCCTCGCCCACTGCCGCCAGGACATGCCTACTACCCGGGCGCAGCTCAGCTATACATGAACTACACAGCCTACTACCCCAG TCCACCTGGCTCACCTACCACTGTAGGTTtcttcccctccccctcctccctctcctccccaggGGGGTTGGTGCGCATGCCAGGTTTGACCTACAACAGCAACGGAGTCAAAGACCTCATTAATGCAGTGCAGGGATACCAG TATGCCCCCGAGGATGCTCTCATGCACGCCCATGGGCCCGTGCACGCTCATGACCCGGCCAGGACATTGCTTACGCAGCCCAAAGAATGG AGTCCCGCGGAGTCCGTTTCTCTCCTGAGCAGCAGTCTGATTGGTCAGTCCAGCGGAGGTGATACTCCTCTCATGTCCCTGCCCGCTCTCATGACCAAGCCGGTGGGACAATACCTGGACCTGACCCTGCTGTAG
- the esrp1 gene encoding epithelial splicing regulatory protein 1 isoform X3, with protein sequence MTAQVDYLVVVFTATSGASGELLGSDEKELVRLVWQLVDVKNKKLGRVNELLIKPDLSDLTEGKEEDVVEESVEEENGSGADCVSTASSLEAALNLFHLQLTNEVNSAGAGTSVCLCTDGQLHIRQVIHPEAASKNILVPDCFYSFFDLQKEFKKHFPTSDLKALNVHIMAESLSIPVDVPPMWDPSATLDPSAILPAEIAVQQVQIMSNIVLALLSEPFCHMFSNAERVSEKFETGTCSKMEKVCDSTVIRARGLPWQSSDQDIARFFRGLNIAKGGAALCLNAQGRRNGEALVRFVSEEHRDLALQRHKHHMGNRYIEVYKATGEDFLKIAGGTSNEVAMFLSREDQIIVRMRGLPFTATHEQVLAFFSPGDGLKDTCPVSGGKDGILFVHYPDGRPTGDAFVLFACEEHAQCALKKHKEILGRRYIELFKSTAAEVQQVLNRYSSAPLIPVAPAPLVPVLPSVSLLPPPGGLRDCLRLRGLPYTASIEDILTFLGEFTHDIRPHGVHMVLNQQGRPSGDCFIQMTSAERALQASQRLHKHVMSSQRGANSRYVEVFPCSAEEMGLVLMGGSLSHTHTHTHTRSRSGTGLSPPPCKSRRLSPPSYSFTPAPPVLPTEAAAALYPPIGQVLLTPRPLPPGHAYYPGAAQLYMNYTAYYPSPPGSPTTVGFFPSPSSLSSPGGLVRMPGLTYNSNGVKDLINAVQGYQSPAESVSLLSSSLIGQSSGGDTPLMSLPALMTKPVGQYLDLTLL encoded by the exons ATGACGGCGCAGGTAGACTACCTGGTGGTGGTTTTCACCGCCACATCTGGCGCGAGCGGAGAGCTCCTGGGATCTGACGAGAAGGAGCTCGTGCGGTTGGTTTGGCAACTGGTGGATGTAAAGAACAAAAAG TTGGGCAGGGTGAATGAGCTCCTCATTAAACCTGACCTCTCAGACTtgacagagggaaaagaggaggatgTGGTGGAGGAGAGCGTTGAAGAGGAGAATGGATCTGGAGCTGATTGTGTCTCTACAGCCTCAAGCCTTGAGGCAGCTTTAAACCTG TTTCATCTACAATTGACAAATGAGGTGAACAGTGCGGGCGCAGGCACGTCCGTGTGTTTATGTACAGACGGGCAGCTCCACATCCGCCAAGTGATTCACCCTGAGGCCGCTAGCAAG AACATCCTGGTGCCAGACTGTTTCTACTCTTTCTTTGACCTTCAGAAAGAGTTCAAGAAGCACTTCCCCACATCTGACCTCAAGGCTTTGAATGTACACATCATGGCAGAAT CTCTTAGTATACCTGTTGATGTGCCCCCCATGTGGGATCCCTCAGCCACACTGGATCCGTCAGCCATATTGCCTGCAGAAATAGCTGTACAGCAGGTCCAGATCATGTCCAACATTGTCCTTGCACTGCTTTCTGAGCCATTTT GTCACATGTTTTCCAACGCGGAGAGAGTTAGTGAGAAGTTTGAGACTGGAACTTG cagcaagATGGAGAAAGTGTGCGACAGCACAGTGATCAGAGCCAGAGGGTTGCCATGGCAGTCTTCTGACCAGGATATTGCTCGATTCTTCAGAGGGCTCAACATTGCCAA AGGAGGGGCTGCACTGTGTCTTAATGCTCAAGGAAGAAGGAATGGAGAAGCTCTGGTTCGTTTTGTTAGTGAAGAACACAGAGACCTGgcgctgcagagacacaaacaccaTATGGGCAACAGATACATAGAG GTTTACAAAGCAACAGGAGAGGACTTTCTGAAGATAGCTGGAG GTACCTCCAATGAGGTAGCAATGTTCCTGTCTCGTGAGGACCAGATCATAGTGAGGATGCGAGGTCTTCCTTTTACAGCCACACATGAGCAGGTGCTGGCCTTTTTCTCGCCGGGAGATGGTCTTAAAGACACGTGTCCGGTCAGTGGAGGGAAGGATGGCATCCTATTTGTTCACTACCCGGACGGGCGTCCCACTGGTGAtgcctttgttttatttgcctGTGAGGAACACGCCCAGTGTGCTctgaagaaacacaaggaaatcCTGGGGAGAAGATATATTGAGCTATTTaagagcacagcagcagaggtcCAACAG gtgtTGAACCGTTACTCATCAGCCCCTCTGATCCCCGTGGCCCCTGCCCCCTTGGTGCCAGTGCTACCCTCGGTatctctccttccccctcctgGTGGTTTGAGGGACTGCCTGAGGCTGAGAGGGCTGCCTTACACAGCGAGTATAGAGGACATCCTCACCTTCCTGGGCGAGTTTACACACGATATCAGACCTCATGGCGTGCACATGGTCCTCAACCAGCAG GGTCGTCCGTCAGGTGACTGCTTCATCCAGATGACCTCAGCAGAGCGGGCACTTCAGGCCTCACAGAGGCTCCACAAGCACGTGATGTCCAGCCAGCGTGGGGCCAACAGCCGTTACGTGGAGGTGTTCCCCTGCAGCGCCGAGGAGATGGGCTTGGTGCTGATGGGAggatctctctcacacacacatacacacacacacacccggaGCAGGAGTGGGACAGGGCTCAGCCCGCCGCCATGTAAGTCCAGAC gTTTATCTCCCCCATCCTACTCCTTCACTCCTGCACCACCTGTCCTGCCTACGGAGGCCGCTGCTGCTCTGTACCCTCCCATCGGTCAGGTGTTACTGACCCCTCGCCCACTGCCGCCAGGACATGCCTACTACCCGGGCGCAGCTCAGCTATACATGAACTACACAGCCTACTACCCCAG TCCACCTGGCTCACCTACCACTGTAGGTTtcttcccctccccctcctccctctcctccccaggGGGGTTGGTGCGCATGCCAGGTTTGACCTACAACAGCAACGGAGTCAAAGACCTCATTAATGCAGTGCAGGGATACCAG AGTCCCGCGGAGTCCGTTTCTCTCCTGAGCAGCAGTCTGATTGGTCAGTCCAGCGGAGGTGATACTCCTCTCATGTCCCTGCCCGCTCTCATGACCAAGCCGGTGGGACAATACCTGGACCTGACCCTGCTGTAG
- the esrp1 gene encoding epithelial splicing regulatory protein 1 isoform X4, translated as MTAQVDYLVVVFTATSGASGELLGSDEKELVRLVWQLVDVKNKKLGRVNELLIKPDLSDLTEGKEEDVVEESVEEENGSGADCVSTASSLEAALNLFHLQLTNEVNSAGAGTSVCLCTDGQLHIRQVIHPEAASKNILVPDCFYSFFDLQKEFKKHFPTSDLKALNVHIMAESLSIPVDVPPMWDPSATLDPSAILPAEIAVQQVQIMSNIVLALLSEPFCHMFSNAERVSEKFETGTCSKMEKVCDSTVIRARGLPWQSSDQDIARFFRGLNIAKGGAALCLNAQGRRNGEALVRFVSEEHRDLALQRHKHHMGNRYIEVYKATGEDFLKIAGGTSNEVAMFLSREDQIIVRMRGLPFTATHEQVLAFFSPGDGLKDTCPVSGGKDGILFVHYPDGRPTGDAFVLFACEEHAQCALKKHKEILGRRYIELFKSTAAEVQQVLNRYSSAPLIPVAPAPLVPVLPSVSLLPPPGGLRDCLRLRGLPYTASIEDILTFLGEFTHDIRPHGVHMVLNQQGRPSGDCFIQMTSAERALQASQRLHKHVMSSQRGANSRYVEVFPCSAEEMGLVLMGGSLSHTHTHTHTRSRSGTGLSPPPCKSRRLSPPSYSFTPAPPVLPTEAAAALYPPIGQVLLTPRPLPPGHAYYPGAAQLYMNYTAYYPSPPGSPTTVGFFPSPSSLSSPGGLVRMPGLTYNSNGVKDLINAVQGYQYAPEDALMHAHGPVHAHDPARTLLTQPKEWVCI; from the exons ATGACGGCGCAGGTAGACTACCTGGTGGTGGTTTTCACCGCCACATCTGGCGCGAGCGGAGAGCTCCTGGGATCTGACGAGAAGGAGCTCGTGCGGTTGGTTTGGCAACTGGTGGATGTAAAGAACAAAAAG TTGGGCAGGGTGAATGAGCTCCTCATTAAACCTGACCTCTCAGACTtgacagagggaaaagaggaggatgTGGTGGAGGAGAGCGTTGAAGAGGAGAATGGATCTGGAGCTGATTGTGTCTCTACAGCCTCAAGCCTTGAGGCAGCTTTAAACCTG TTTCATCTACAATTGACAAATGAGGTGAACAGTGCGGGCGCAGGCACGTCCGTGTGTTTATGTACAGACGGGCAGCTCCACATCCGCCAAGTGATTCACCCTGAGGCCGCTAGCAAG AACATCCTGGTGCCAGACTGTTTCTACTCTTTCTTTGACCTTCAGAAAGAGTTCAAGAAGCACTTCCCCACATCTGACCTCAAGGCTTTGAATGTACACATCATGGCAGAAT CTCTTAGTATACCTGTTGATGTGCCCCCCATGTGGGATCCCTCAGCCACACTGGATCCGTCAGCCATATTGCCTGCAGAAATAGCTGTACAGCAGGTCCAGATCATGTCCAACATTGTCCTTGCACTGCTTTCTGAGCCATTTT GTCACATGTTTTCCAACGCGGAGAGAGTTAGTGAGAAGTTTGAGACTGGAACTTG cagcaagATGGAGAAAGTGTGCGACAGCACAGTGATCAGAGCCAGAGGGTTGCCATGGCAGTCTTCTGACCAGGATATTGCTCGATTCTTCAGAGGGCTCAACATTGCCAA AGGAGGGGCTGCACTGTGTCTTAATGCTCAAGGAAGAAGGAATGGAGAAGCTCTGGTTCGTTTTGTTAGTGAAGAACACAGAGACCTGgcgctgcagagacacaaacaccaTATGGGCAACAGATACATAGAG GTTTACAAAGCAACAGGAGAGGACTTTCTGAAGATAGCTGGAG GTACCTCCAATGAGGTAGCAATGTTCCTGTCTCGTGAGGACCAGATCATAGTGAGGATGCGAGGTCTTCCTTTTACAGCCACACATGAGCAGGTGCTGGCCTTTTTCTCGCCGGGAGATGGTCTTAAAGACACGTGTCCGGTCAGTGGAGGGAAGGATGGCATCCTATTTGTTCACTACCCGGACGGGCGTCCCACTGGTGAtgcctttgttttatttgcctGTGAGGAACACGCCCAGTGTGCTctgaagaaacacaaggaaatcCTGGGGAGAAGATATATTGAGCTATTTaagagcacagcagcagaggtcCAACAG gtgtTGAACCGTTACTCATCAGCCCCTCTGATCCCCGTGGCCCCTGCCCCCTTGGTGCCAGTGCTACCCTCGGTatctctccttccccctcctgGTGGTTTGAGGGACTGCCTGAGGCTGAGAGGGCTGCCTTACACAGCGAGTATAGAGGACATCCTCACCTTCCTGGGCGAGTTTACACACGATATCAGACCTCATGGCGTGCACATGGTCCTCAACCAGCAG GGTCGTCCGTCAGGTGACTGCTTCATCCAGATGACCTCAGCAGAGCGGGCACTTCAGGCCTCACAGAGGCTCCACAAGCACGTGATGTCCAGCCAGCGTGGGGCCAACAGCCGTTACGTGGAGGTGTTCCCCTGCAGCGCCGAGGAGATGGGCTTGGTGCTGATGGGAggatctctctcacacacacatacacacacacacacccggaGCAGGAGTGGGACAGGGCTCAGCCCGCCGCCATGTAAGTCCAGAC gTTTATCTCCCCCATCCTACTCCTTCACTCCTGCACCACCTGTCCTGCCTACGGAGGCCGCTGCTGCTCTGTACCCTCCCATCGGTCAGGTGTTACTGACCCCTCGCCCACTGCCGCCAGGACATGCCTACTACCCGGGCGCAGCTCAGCTATACATGAACTACACAGCCTACTACCCCAG TCCACCTGGCTCACCTACCACTGTAGGTTtcttcccctccccctcctccctctcctccccaggGGGGTTGGTGCGCATGCCAGGTTTGACCTACAACAGCAACGGAGTCAAAGACCTCATTAATGCAGTGCAGGGATACCAG TATGCCCCCGAGGATGCTCTCATGCACGCCCATGGGCCCGTGCACGCTCATGACCCGGCCAGGACATTGCTTACGCAGCCCAAAGAATGGGTGTGTATTTAA